The following are from one region of the Stigmatella ashevillena genome:
- a CDS encoding M3 family metallopeptidase, giving the protein MPATPDAARLVTCPPEVFRHASEEALAKARSGIERFKSLPAPRNPREALEIYDEATASLSDASARASVVRHSHPDAAMRQSAETSEQELENLATEISLDRGVYDVIASLDVSQEDAPTRKWAEKLLRDFRRSGVDRDQATRDRVKALQEELVRIGQEFDRNIRGDVRTVELSPSALDGLPADYVRSHPPGADGKVRITTDYPDLVPFMTYARDGSAREKLWRANRSRAYPRNVTVLQSLLERRHELATLLGYASWAAYATEDKMIRSERNAGDFIEKIAAASDERCRRDYQTLLERKRKDEPGASQVDPWDQGFLDDRVKAEQYSFDSQAIRPYFEYTRVKQGVLDLTSRLFGVSYRKLPEAPVWHPDVEAYDIFQGETQVGRFYLDMHPRADKYKHAAQFTLATGKQERRLPEAVLMCNFPKPGAEPALMLHRDVETFFHEFGHLLHHLFGGHTRWAGLSGVRTEWDFVEAPSQMLEEWARDVGALQTFAKHYQTGEPLPSETIQRMKRADDFGKGLHVRQQMFYAALSLELYRREPKGLDTTALVRELQGKYTPFPYVEGTYFHLSFGHLDGYSAIYYTYMWSLVIAKDLFTVFQDKGMLNPEPAQAYRRAVLEPGGSKDAALLVKDFLGRDYDFRAYETWLNAG; this is encoded by the coding sequence GTGCCTGCCACCCCCGATGCCGCCCGCCTCGTCACCTGCCCGCCGGAGGTCTTTCGCCATGCGAGCGAGGAGGCCCTGGCCAAAGCGCGCTCTGGCATCGAGCGCTTCAAGTCCCTGCCCGCGCCGCGCAACCCCCGCGAGGCCCTCGAAATCTACGACGAGGCCACCGCCAGCCTCTCGGATGCCAGCGCCCGGGCCAGCGTCGTCCGCCACAGCCACCCGGACGCGGCCATGCGTCAGTCCGCCGAGACGTCCGAGCAGGAGCTGGAGAACCTCGCCACGGAGATCTCCCTCGACCGGGGCGTCTACGACGTCATCGCCTCGCTCGACGTCTCCCAGGAGGACGCGCCCACCCGGAAGTGGGCGGAGAAGCTCCTGCGGGACTTCCGGCGCTCCGGTGTCGACCGGGATCAAGCCACCCGGGACCGGGTGAAGGCGCTCCAGGAGGAGCTGGTCCGCATCGGCCAGGAGTTCGACCGCAACATCCGGGGCGATGTGCGCACCGTGGAGTTGTCGCCCTCGGCCCTCGATGGGCTGCCTGCGGACTACGTGCGCTCCCACCCGCCGGGAGCGGACGGCAAGGTGCGCATCACCACCGACTATCCGGATCTGGTTCCCTTCATGACGTACGCGCGGGATGGCTCGGCGCGCGAGAAGCTCTGGCGGGCCAACCGCTCTCGCGCCTACCCGCGGAACGTGACGGTTCTCCAGAGCCTGCTGGAGCGGCGCCACGAGTTGGCCACGCTGCTGGGCTACGCCAGTTGGGCGGCCTACGCCACCGAGGACAAGATGATCCGCAGCGAGCGGAACGCGGGGGACTTCATCGAGAAGATCGCCGCCGCCTCCGACGAGCGCTGCCGCCGCGACTACCAGACGCTGCTGGAGCGCAAGCGCAAGGACGAGCCGGGCGCCAGCCAGGTGGATCCGTGGGACCAGGGCTTCCTGGATGACCGGGTGAAGGCCGAGCAGTACAGCTTCGACTCGCAGGCGATCCGGCCCTACTTCGAGTACACGCGCGTGAAGCAGGGCGTGTTGGATCTCACCTCCCGCCTGTTCGGGGTGAGTTACCGGAAGCTCCCGGAGGCGCCCGTGTGGCACCCGGACGTGGAGGCGTACGACATCTTCCAGGGGGAGACGCAGGTGGGGCGCTTCTACCTGGACATGCACCCCCGGGCCGACAAGTACAAGCACGCGGCCCAGTTCACCCTCGCCACCGGCAAGCAGGAGCGCCGCCTGCCCGAGGCCGTGCTGATGTGCAACTTCCCCAAGCCCGGGGCCGAGCCCGCGCTGATGCTGCACCGGGATGTGGAGACGTTCTTCCACGAGTTCGGCCACCTGCTGCACCACCTCTTCGGTGGCCACACGCGCTGGGCGGGCCTGTCCGGTGTCCGCACCGAGTGGGACTTCGTGGAGGCGCCCTCGCAGATGCTGGAGGAGTGGGCCCGGGACGTGGGTGCGCTGCAGACCTTCGCGAAGCACTACCAGACGGGCGAGCCGCTGCCCTCGGAGACCATCCAGCGCATGAAGCGCGCGGATGACTTCGGCAAGGGCCTGCACGTGCGCCAGCAGATGTTCTACGCGGCGCTCAGCCTGGAGTTGTACCGCCGGGAGCCGAAGGGGTTGGACACCACCGCGCTCGTGCGGGAGCTGCAAGGCAAGTACACGCCCTTCCCCTACGTGGAGGGCACCTACTTCCACCTCTCCTTCGGCCACCTGGATGGGTACTCGGCCATCTACTACACGTACATGTGGTCCCTGGTCATCGCGAAGGACCTGTTCACCGTGTTCCAGGACAAGGGCATGCTCAATCCCGAGCCCGCCCAGGCCTACCGGCGCGCGGTGCTGGAGCCCGGAGGCTCCAAGGACGCCGCCCTGCTGGTGAAGGACTTCCTGGGCCGGGACTACGACTTCCGCGCCTACGAGACGTGGCTCAACGCGGGGTGA